Proteins co-encoded in one Gossypium arboreum isolate Shixiya-1 chromosome 11, ASM2569848v2, whole genome shotgun sequence genomic window:
- the LOC108457499 gene encoding signal peptide peptidase-like 1: MESLWKLLYLLEPAPMTLIVTAVAVKFGSAFRALNHGKEMERNRDLLEAPITLDRSQALMIPVMSSCSLLLMFYLFSSVSKLLTAFTAIASVSSLFFCLSPHVAYLKSQFGFADPFLSQCCSKSFTRIQGLLLLACIFIVATWLVSGHWILNNFLGISLCVAFVSHVRLPNIKICAMFLVCLFVYDIFWVFFSERFFGANVMVSVATKQASNPVHMVANSLSLPGLQFITKMLELPVKIVFPRNLWGGASPAGNTADFMILGLGDMAIPAMLLALVLCFDHRNSSDTVNLLDLHSLKGNNYIWYALPGYAIGLVTAVTAGILTHSPQPALLYQVPSTLGPIFFISWLRKDLAELWEGTMPNLNDKSRQIEL; this comes from the exons ATGGAATCTTTATGGAAGCTTTTATATTTACTTGAACCTGCTCCTATGACTCTTATAGTTACGGCGGTGGCTGTAAAATTTGGATCTGCATTTCGTGCTCTGAATCATGGGAAAGAAATGGAGCGGAACCGTGACTTGTTGGAGGCACCAATTACTTTAGATAGGTCCCAAGCTCTAATGATCCCAGTAATGAGCTCCTGCAGCTTGCTATTGATGTTTTACCTTTTCTCGTCTGTCTCAAAACTCTTGACTGCATTCACGGCTATCGCTTCTGTTTCATCCCTTTTCTTCTGTCTATCCCCTCATGTTGCTTACTTGAAATCGCAATTCGGTTTCGCTGACCCATTTCTGTCTCAATGCTGTTCGAAGTCATTTACAAGAATACAAGGGTTATTGTTGTTGGCATGCATCTTTATAGTTGCCACTTGGCTTGTTTCAGGTCATTGGATTTTGAACAATTTTTTAGGGATCTCTCTCTGTGTTGCATTTGTGAGTCATGTCCGCCTTCCGAACATTAAAATATGTGCAATGTTTCTTGTATGTTTGTTTGTGTATGACATATTCTGGGTTTTCTTCTCTGAAAGATTTTTTGGTGCTAATGTCATGGTATCAGTGGCGACAAAGCAAGCATCAAACCCGGTTCACATGGTTGCTAATAGTTTGAGTCTTCCTGGCTTGCAATTTATAACAAAAATGCTAGAGTTGCCTGTAAAGATTGTATTTCCAAGGAATTTGTGGGGTGGTGCATCCCCTGCTGGGAATACAGCAGACTTCATGATACTTGGTCTTGGTGATATG GCCATTCCCGCCATGCTTCTAGCATTAGTCCTATGTTTTGATCATCGAAATAGTAGCGACACCGTAAATCTTTTAGATTTGCATTCCTTGAAGGGGAACAACTATATATGGTATGCCCTTCCTGGGTATGCTATCGGATTGGTGACCGCCGTCACAGCTGGCATTTTGACTCACTCACCTCAACCTGCTCTTCTTTACCAG GTACCTTCAACGCTGGGACCTATATTTTTTATCTCATGGTTAAGGAAGGATCTAGCTGAATTATGGGAAGGAACCATGCCAAATCTCAATGACAAGTCTAGACAAATAGAATTGTGA
- the LOC108456728 gene encoding tripeptidyl-peptidase 2-like produces MPCSLIETSNNFCGGGDGGDVNGRIHNFKLNEHTFLASLMPKKEIGADRFIEAHPHYDGRGAVIAIFDSGVDPAASGLQLTSDGKPKILDVIDCTGSGDVDTSKVVKADKDGRIQGASGASLVVNSSWKNPSGEWHVGYKLIYELFTDTLTSRIKKERKRKWDEKNQEEIAKAVLHLDEFDQKYTKVEDLKLKRAREDLQNRIDLLKKQGDSYDDKGPVIDAVVWHDGELWRVALDTQSLHDDRKCGKLADFVPLTNYRIEQKYGIFSELDACTFVVNVYDEGNILSIVTDCSPHATHVAGIATAFHPQEPLLNGVAPGAQIISCKIGDARLGSMETGTGLTRALIAAVEHKCDLINMSYGEPTLLPDYGRFVDLVNEVVNKYRLIFVSSAGNSGPALSTVGAPGGTSSSIIGVGAYVSPAMAAGAHSVVEPPPEGLEYTWSSRGPTADGDLGVCISAPGGAVAPVPTWTLQGRMLMNGTSMASPSACGGIALLISAMKAEGIPVSPYSVRIALENTSIPVGGLPEDKLTAGQGLMQVDKAYEYIQRSQDLSCVCYQIKVNQSGKSTPISRGIYLREATACQQSTEWAVQVEPRFHDDASKLDQLVPFEECIELRSSNNAVVRAPEYLLLTHNGRTFNVVVDPSNLADGLHYYEVYGIDCKASWRGPLFRIPITITKPKAVLNRPPLVSFSKMSFLPGHIERRYIEVPLGASWVEATMRTSGFDTSRRFFVDTVQLCPLRRPIKWESVVTFSSPTAKSFDFPVVGGQTMELAIAQFWSSGMGSHETTIVDFEIVFHGIGVNRTEVVLDGSEAPIRIEAEALLASERLVPTATLNKIRVPFRPTEAKLCTLPTNRDKLPSGKQILALTLTYHFKLEDGGEVRPHIPLLNNRIYDTKFESQFYMISDTNKRVYAMGDCYPASSQLPKGEYTLRLYLRHDNVQYLEKMKQLVLFLERNLEEKDVIPLNFFSEPDGPVMGNGTFKYSILVPGIKESFYLSPPNKDKLPKCSSQGSVLLGAISHGKLSYAGEGKNPQKNPVSYQISYVVPPSKIDEDKGKGSSSASTKPMAERLQEEVREAKIKVFGSLKQDSDEDRSEWKKLAQSLKSEYPKYTPLLVKILESLLSRSNIADKIHYYDKVISAADEVIDSIDADELAKLFSLKADPEDEDSEKNKKKMETTRDQLAEALYQKGLALAEIESIKGEKPSALAASEAVSSDLRSDLFEENFKELTKWVDVKSSKYGTLYVLRERRFGRLGTALKVLNDMIQDDGEPPKKKFYEMKLSLLDEIGWNHLSTYERQWMHVRFPPSLPLF; encoded by the exons ATGCCTTGTTCTTTGATCGAGACTAGCAATAATTTTTGTGGTGGCGGTGACGGAGGTGATGTGAATGGGCGTATTCACAATTTCAAGCTGAACGAGCACACTTTCTTAGCTTCTCTGATGCCGAAGAAGGAGATTGGCGCCGATCGCTTCATTGAAGCTCATCCTCATTACGACGGTCGCGGCGCCGTCATCGCAATCTTTG ATTCTGGTGTTGACCCTGCTGCTTCTGGCTTGCAACTGACATCAGATGGGAAGCCAAAGATCTTAGATGTTATTGACTG taccGGGAGTGGAGATGTTGATACCTCAAAAGTGGTGAAGGCTGATAAAGATGGTCGAATTCAAGGAGCTTCAG GGGCTTCATTGGTTGTCAATTCTTCTTGGAAAAACCCTTCTGGTGAGTGGCATGTGGGCTATAAATTGATTTATGAGCTCTTTACTGACACTTTGACTTCACGTATAAAG aaagaaagaaagagaaaatgGGATGAAAAGAACCAGGAGGAGATTGCAAAGGCTGTATTGCATCTTGATGAATTTGATCAG AAATATACGAAAGTGGAGGATCTAAAATTGAAAAGGGCTCGTGAAGATCTCCAGAATAGAATAGACCTCCTAAAAAAGCAGGGCGAT AGCTATGATGATAAAGGACCTGTTATAGATGCTGTCGTATGGCATGATGGAGAATTATGGAGGGTTGCTCTTGACACTCAGAGTCTTCATGATGATCGTAAATGTGGGAAACTGGCTGATTTTGTGCCCCTAACTAATTACAG GATTGAACAGAAATATGGCATATTTAGTGAATTAGATGCTTGTACATTTGTTGTTAATGTATATGACGAGGGAAACATCTTAAGTATTGTTACAGACTGCTCTCCTCATGCTACTCATGTTGCTGGTATTGCTACTGCTTTCCACCCACAG GAGCCCTTGTTAAATGGTGTTGCACCTGGAGCCCAGATAATTTCTTGTAAAATTGGAGATGCACGCTTAGGTTCGATGGAGACTGGAACAGGCTTGACACGGGCACTAATAGCTGCTGTGGAG CATAAATGTGATCTGATCAACATGAGCTACGGAGAACCTACATTATTACCTGACTATGGACGCTTTGTCGATCTTGTTAACGAA GTCGTGAATAAATATCGTTTGATATTTGTGAGTAGTGCTGGTAATAGTGGGCCAGCATTGAGCACAGTTGGTGCTCCAGGTGGTACCTCTTCAAGCATCATAGGAGTTGGTGCATATGTCTCTCCTGCAATGGCTGCAGGTGCTCATTCTGTAGTTGAACCTCCACCTGAAGGGCTTGAGTACACTTG GTCCAGCCGAGGACCAACAGCTGATGGAGATCTTGGAGTTTGTATAAGTGCTCCTGGAGGGGCTGTTGCCCCTGTTCCTACTTGGACTCTCCAAGGGCGCATGCTCATGAATGGAACATCAATGGCGTCTCCATCTGCTTGTGGGGGAATCGCACTGCTTATTAGTGCTATGAAG GCTGAGGGAATTCCTGTGAGCCCATATAGTGTAAGGATAGCTCTTGAGAATACATCCATTCCTGTAGGTGGTTTGCCCGAAGATAAGCTAACCGCTGGACAAGGGCTTATGCAAGTTGACAA AGCATATGAATATATACAGAGGTCTCAAGATCTTTCATGTGTTTGTTATCAAATAAAGGTCAATCAATCTGGAAAATCAA CTCCTATATCACGAGGTATCTACCTAAGAGAGGCTACTGCTTGCCAACAGTCTACTGAG TGGGCAGTGCAAGTTGAACCAAGGTTTCATGATGATGCAAGTAAATTAGATCAATTGGTTCCCTTTGAGGAGTGTATTGAGCTACGGTCTAGTAATAATGCAGTTGTGAGAGCACCTGAGTATCTTCTCCTCACTCATAATGGGCGCACCTTCAA TGTAGTTGTTGATCCCTCCAATCTGGCTGATGGGCTGCACTATTATGAAGTATATGGAATTGATTGCAAAGCCTCATGGCGTGGTCCTTTGTTCAGAATTCCAATTACTATAACAAAGCCCAAGGCTGTATTGAATCGGCCACCACTGGTTTCATTCTCAAAGATGTCATTCCTTCCAG GCCACATAGAACGAAGGTATATAGAAGTACCGCTTGGTGCTAGTTGGGTTGAGGCTACCATGAGGACATCTGGGTTTGATACTAGTAGACGATTTTTTGTTGACACCGTTCAG CTCTGTCCATTGAGAAGGCCTATCAAGTGGGAGAGTGTTGTAACATTTTCTTCTCCTACTGCCAAAAGCTTTGACTTTCCTGTTGTAGGTGGTCAAACAATGGAATTGGCAATAGCTCAGTTTTGGTCAAGTGGCATGGGAAGTCACGAGACGACTATTGTAGATTTTGAG ATCGTCTTTCATGGAATTGGAGTCAACAGAACTGAAGTAGTCCTTGATGGAAGTGAAGCACCCATCAGAATTGAGGCTGAAGCACTATTGGCCTCTGAAAGACTTGTCCCTACTGCTACTTTAAACAAG ATAAGAGTTCCTTTTCGACCTACTGAGGCAAAACTTTGTACTCTTCCAACTAATCGTGACAAATTACCATCAGGGAAACAGATACTGGCATTGACATTAAC TTACCACTTTAAATTGGAAGACGGAGGAGAAGTGAGACCGCATATTCCATTGCTCAATAATCGTATATATGACACAAAATTTGAGTCCCAATTTTACATGATTTCTGACACAAACAAG CGTGTATATGCAATGGGTGATTGTTATCCAGCCTCTTCACAACTTCCAAAGGGTGAATACACACTGCGACTGTATTTAAG GCATGACAATGTCCAGTACTTAGAAAAAATGAAGCAATTAGTTCTGTTTCTGGAAAGGAATTTGGAGGAAAAG GACGTTATTCCATTGAACTTTTTCTCTGAACCAGATGGCCCTGTGATGGGGAATGGTACCTTTAAATATTCTATTTTGGTTCCAGG GATAAAGGAATCATTTTATTTAAGTCCACCAAACAAAGATAAGCTTCCAAAG TGTTCCTCACAAGGATCTGTATTGCTGGGAGCAATATCACATGGGAAGCTATCATATGCTGGAGAGGGGAAAAATCCACAGAAGAATCCTGTATCATATCAGATATCTTATGTGGTGCCACCCAGCAAG ATTGATGAAGACAAAGGCAAAGGTTCTTCTTCAGCTAGCACTAAACCTATGGCCGAACGTTTACAAGAAGAG GTTCGAGAAGCAAAAATAAAGGTTTTTGGAAGCCTGAAGCAAGATAGTGATGAAGATCGCTCAGAATGGAAAAAATTAGCTCAATCTCTCAAG TCTGAGTACCCTAAGTACACTCCATTGCTTGTAAAGATCTTGGAAAGTTTGCTTTCCCGAAGCAATATTGCGGACAAAATCCACTATTATGACAAG GTTATAAGTGCGGCAGATGAGGTGATTGATAGTATCGATGCAGATGAACTGGCAAAACTCTTTTCACTTAAAGCTGATCCTGAGGATGAGGATTCAGAG AAAAATAAGAAGAAGATGGAGACAACTCGTGATCAATTAGCAGAGGCACTGTACCAAAAAGGACTTGCACTGGCTGAGATTGAATCTATAAAG GGTGAGAAACCTTCAGCCTTGGCTGCAAGTGAAGCTGTCAGCTCTGATCTCCGGTCAGACTTATTTGAGGAAAACTTTAAAGAACTGACAAAATGGGTAGATGTGAAGTCCTCTAAATATGGTACCCTCTATGTACTGCGGGAGAGGCGATTTGGGAGGCTTGGAACTGCACTGAAG GTACTAAATGACATGATTCAGGATGATGGAGAGCCACCAAAGAAGAAATTCTACGAAATGAAGCTGTCATTGCTGGATGAGATTGGATGGAATCATTTATCAACGTATGAAAGACAATGGATGCATGTGCGGTTCCCACCAAGCTTGCCCCTGTTCTAA